A stretch of the Butyricicoccus intestinisimiae genome encodes the following:
- the mtaB gene encoding tRNA (N(6)-L-threonylcarbamoyladenosine(37)-C(2))-methylthiotransferase MtaB, whose amino-acid sequence MKFCFATLGCKVNQFETQALAQLAQQRGHVLAEKQADVCIINTCTVTSSGDHKTLRVLHKLQKENPNAIVALCGCFAQTEPERASAMDGVHIVCGTSDRAAVLDLCEQAVRDRKAVCTVTDNRQRQAFEQLPAGILPGHTRALLKVQDGCDNYCTYCIIPYARGHVRSLPLAEAVKQAQQLAASGVREIVVTGIEIASYGRDLPDKPTLIDLMEQLCEAAPNVRFRLGSLEPRLITDEFCRRLRGFSNLARHFHLSLQSGCDATLRRMHRRYTTAQFFAVVERLRAAFPACSITTDVITGFPGETEEEFAQTMDFLKACAFASMHVFPYSERSGTPAASMPDSVPPQVRAQRATAARALAAQLSQDFLRPFIGKTICVVLEHGTSEAQPAHGDWHFSVVLPPDTGRQGDVCRVRLTGIAKNGMTAEKL is encoded by the coding sequence ATGAAATTTTGCTTTGCAACGCTTGGCTGCAAGGTCAATCAATTTGAGACGCAGGCGCTCGCCCAGCTCGCCCAACAGCGCGGGCACGTTCTCGCGGAAAAACAGGCGGACGTCTGCATCATCAACACGTGCACCGTCACCTCGTCCGGCGACCACAAAACGCTGCGCGTCTTACATAAACTGCAAAAAGAGAATCCCAACGCGATTGTCGCGCTGTGCGGCTGCTTCGCGCAGACCGAACCGGAGCGGGCATCCGCCATGGATGGCGTGCACATCGTCTGCGGCACATCCGACCGCGCCGCCGTGCTGGATTTGTGCGAACAGGCGGTGCGCGACCGCAAAGCCGTCTGCACGGTCACGGACAACCGGCAGCGGCAGGCGTTCGAGCAGCTGCCCGCCGGTATTCTGCCCGGTCACACCCGCGCCCTGCTCAAGGTACAGGACGGCTGCGACAACTACTGTACCTACTGCATCATTCCGTATGCGCGCGGCCATGTGCGCTCTCTGCCGCTCGCGGAAGCCGTCAAGCAGGCGCAGCAGCTCGCCGCGTCCGGTGTGCGGGAAATTGTCGTGACCGGCATTGAAATCGCCAGCTACGGGCGCGATTTGCCGGACAAGCCGACACTCATCGACCTCATGGAACAGCTGTGCGAAGCTGCACCGAATGTGCGGTTTCGTCTCGGCTCGCTGGAGCCGCGCCTGATTACCGACGAATTTTGCCGCCGTCTGCGCGGATTTTCCAATCTCGCGCGGCATTTCCATCTGTCGCTGCAATCCGGCTGTGATGCGACGCTGCGCCGCATGCACCGCCGCTATACGACCGCGCAGTTTTTTGCCGTTGTCGAGCGGCTGCGCGCGGCATTTCCCGCTTGTTCCATCACGACGGATGTGATTACCGGCTTCCCCGGTGAGACCGAGGAGGAATTTGCACAGACGATGGATTTTCTCAAAGCCTGCGCCTTTGCGTCCATGCATGTCTTTCCGTACTCCGAGCGCAGCGGCACGCCTGCGGCTTCGATGCCGGATTCCGTGCCGCCGCAAGTTCGCGCCCAGCGCGCCACTGCCGCGCGCGCATTGGCGGCGCAGCTGTCGCAGGATTTTCTGCGGCCATTTATCGGCAAAACCATCTGTGTCGTCTTGGAGCACGGCACAAGCGAGGCGCAGCCCGCACACGGCGATTGGCATTTCTCGGTTGTGCTCCCGCCCGACACCGGCAGGCAGGGCGATGTGTGCCGCGTTCGGCTGACCGGCATCGCCAAAAACGGCATGACAGCAGAAAAACTATAA